GATTTCGGGTTGTCGAGGCCCGTTGTCGGCGCGCTCCGGCCCCGCCGGTTGTCGCTTCCCATTGTCATTCGACCGGCCTGCCAGGCAGGCCGGCCGCGTTCCGCCAGGTTGCCCCATGTCCACCACCGCCACCGCCAACGCCAATCCGTCCCAGCAGGCCAAGTTCGAAGGCAGCGCCCAGTACGTTGCCACCGACGACCTGAAGCTCGCCGTCAACGCCGCGCGCACGCTGCAGCGGCCGCTGCTGATCAAGGGCGAGCCCGGCACCGGCAAGACCATGCTGGCCGAGGAAGTGGCCGCCGCGCTGGGCATGCCGCTGTTGCAGTGGCACATCAAGTCCACCACCAAGGCGCAGCAGGGCCTGTACGAGTACGACGCCGTGTCGCGCCTGCGCGACTCCCAGCTGGGAGACGACCGCGTGCACGACATCCGCAACTACATCGTCAAGGGCGTGCTCTGGCAGGCGTTCGAGGCCGACGCGCCCGTGGTGCTGCTGATCGACGAGATCGACAAGGCCGACATCGAATTCCCGAACGACCTGCTGCGCGAACTGGACCGCATGGAGTTCTACGTCTACGAGACGCGCGAGCTGGTCAAGGCCCGCCACCGCCCGCTCGTGATCATCACGTCGAACAACGAGAAGGAGCTGCCCGACGCCTTCCTGCGCCGCTGCTTCTTCCACTACATCAAGTTCCCGGACGCCGAGACGATGCAGCAGATCGTCGACGTCCACTACCCCGGCATCAAGCGCGAACTGGTGGCCGCGGCGCTGGAGGCGTTCTACGAGATGCGCAACCTGCCGGGCCTGAAGAAGAAGCCGAGCACGTCGGAGCTGATCGACTGGCTCAAGCTGCTGATGGCCGAGGACATCCCGGCCGAGGCGCTGCGCAGCCCGGACCGCAAGGCCGCCATCCCGCCGCTGCACGGCGCGCTGCTCAAGAACGAGCAGGACGTGCACCTGTTCGAGCGGCTGGTGTTCATGAACCGCGCCAACCGCTGAGCGGAGCCGGCACGATGACGAAGTTTGTCCAGCCCGTCACGCTGACCGGGCAACACGCCACGCTGGCGCCGCTGTCGACGGACCACCTGGCCGGCCTGCAGGCCGCCGCCGCCGATGGCGCGCTGCACCGGCTCTGGTACACCAGCGTGCCGGCGCCCGAGGCGATGGCCGCCGAGATCGAGCGCCGCCTGGGGCTGCAGGCGCAGGACACGATGCAGCCGTTTACGGTGCTGGACGCCGCCGGCCGCGTGGCCGGCATGACCACGTACATGAACATCGACGGCAAGCACCGCCGCGTCGAGATTGGTTCCACCTGGTACGCGCAGCGCGTGCAGCGCACCGCGCTGAACACCGAATGCAAGCTGATGCTGCTGCGCCACGCGTTCGAGACGCTGGACTGCATCGCCGTGGAATTCCGC
This sequence is a window from Cupriavidus pauculus. Protein-coding genes within it:
- a CDS encoding AAA family ATPase, which produces MSTTATANANPSQQAKFEGSAQYVATDDLKLAVNAARTLQRPLLIKGEPGTGKTMLAEEVAAALGMPLLQWHIKSTTKAQQGLYEYDAVSRLRDSQLGDDRVHDIRNYIVKGVLWQAFEADAPVVLLIDEIDKADIEFPNDLLRELDRMEFYVYETRELVKARHRPLVIITSNNEKELPDAFLRRCFFHYIKFPDAETMQQIVDVHYPGIKRELVAAALEAFYEMRNLPGLKKKPSTSELIDWLKLLMAEDIPAEALRSPDRKAAIPPLHGALLKNEQDVHLFERLVFMNRANR
- a CDS encoding GNAT family N-acetyltransferase, whose translation is MTKFVQPVTLTGQHATLAPLSTDHLAGLQAAAADGALHRLWYTSVPAPEAMAAEIERRLGLQAQDTMQPFTVLDAAGRVAGMTTYMNIDGKHRRVEIGSTWYAQRVQRTALNTECKLMLLRHAFETLDCIAVEFRTHWMNHQSRTAIARLGARQDGVLRNHQRMPDGSFRDTVVFSIIASEWPAVRAHLQFQLDRPR